The Limisphaera ngatamarikiensis genome includes a window with the following:
- a CDS encoding complex I subunit 4 family protein, whose protein sequence is MNGFPWLTCLTLVPLLGGLVLMGWGRAGTAPVRAAALGIWGVTAALVLGLGASVDLRSGTLQAVERYVWVPTLGVEYYVGVDGLGWVLLLLTVVVSGLALFASAGIHERTHLYHGLILCLVSTLFGAFTALNFVHWFLFWELSLIPAFFLVRLWGGPHRQAASMQFFLFTLAGSVVMLLGFLVVLLGTGQLNFPDLARMAGEGSLWPAVWDRWAGWGGTAAGLALAVMVAVLVGLAVKVPMMPLHTWLPATYTEAATPVTMLLTGAMSKMGVYGLVRVFLPIFQEPLREAWPWLVGLAVWTIVASACAALAQRDLKRMLAYSSVNHLGYCLLAVFALGSARSGETAAVHQGAALNGVILQMFNHGLTAATLFWCVGLLETGSGGRRGLDEFGGLRAVAPVFCGLMGISAFASLGLPGLNGFVGEFLIFRGVFSLVPWGAVLAVPGLLVTAVFLLRMMQRVFHGPVQPACREWREPVGWERWALALPVAGMLLLGLWPQLLLQFTQPCVMQLLGFLRV, encoded by the coding sequence ATGAACGGGTTTCCCTGGTTGACCTGTCTGACGCTGGTGCCGCTGTTGGGCGGGCTGGTTTTGATGGGGTGGGGCCGGGCGGGGACGGCCCCGGTGCGTGCGGCGGCCCTGGGGATCTGGGGGGTGACGGCCGCGCTGGTGTTGGGATTGGGCGCCTCGGTGGATCTCCGGTCCGGCACGCTGCAGGCGGTGGAACGGTACGTCTGGGTGCCGACGCTGGGCGTGGAATACTACGTCGGCGTGGACGGGTTGGGGTGGGTATTGTTGTTGTTGACGGTGGTGGTGAGCGGGCTGGCGCTGTTTGCCTCCGCGGGGATTCACGAACGGACGCACCTGTACCACGGCCTGATCCTCTGTTTGGTGTCCACGCTGTTTGGCGCCTTCACGGCGCTGAACTTTGTTCACTGGTTCCTGTTCTGGGAACTGAGTCTGATTCCGGCCTTTTTCCTGGTGCGGTTGTGGGGCGGACCGCATCGGCAAGCGGCCTCGATGCAATTCTTCCTGTTCACCCTGGCGGGCAGCGTGGTGATGTTGCTGGGTTTTTTGGTGGTCCTTTTGGGCACGGGTCAGCTGAACTTTCCCGATCTGGCGCGCATGGCAGGGGAGGGCTCTCTCTGGCCGGCGGTGTGGGACCGCTGGGCCGGCTGGGGCGGAACGGCTGCAGGGCTGGCCCTGGCGGTGATGGTCGCCGTGCTGGTGGGTTTGGCGGTGAAAGTGCCGATGATGCCGTTGCACACCTGGCTGCCGGCAACCTACACCGAGGCTGCGACACCGGTGACCATGCTGCTGACCGGTGCGATGTCCAAGATGGGCGTTTACGGGCTGGTGCGCGTGTTCCTTCCGATTTTCCAGGAGCCGCTTCGGGAGGCGTGGCCGTGGCTGGTGGGGCTGGCGGTGTGGACGATCGTCGCCTCCGCCTGTGCTGCTCTGGCGCAGCGGGACCTCAAGCGGATGCTGGCCTACTCGTCAGTGAACCACCTGGGTTATTGTCTACTGGCCGTGTTTGCGTTGGGGTCGGCGCGGAGTGGGGAGACCGCGGCGGTGCACCAGGGGGCTGCCCTGAACGGTGTCATCCTGCAGATGTTCAACCACGGGCTCACGGCTGCGACGCTTTTCTGGTGCGTGGGCCTTCTGGAAACCGGCAGTGGAGGCCGGCGCGGTTTGGATGAGTTCGGTGGTTTGCGTGCGGTGGCACCGGTGTTTTGCGGTTTGATGGGGATTTCGGCGTTTGCGTCGCTCGGCCTTCCCGGCTTGAACGGGTTTGTGGGTGAGTTCCTGATTTTCCGGGGTGTGTTTTCGCTGGTGCCGTGGGGTGCGGTGCTCGCCGTGCCCGGTTTACTGGTGACGGCGGTGTTCCTGCTGCGGATGATGCAACGGGTGTTTCACGGGCCCGTCCA